In a genomic window of Phycodurus eques isolate BA_2022a chromosome 2, UOR_Pequ_1.1, whole genome shotgun sequence:
- the LOC133396886 gene encoding saccharopine dehydrogenase-like oxidoreductase isoform X1, whose product MVSVHTSSSRPFHLVIFGASGFTGQFVVEEVARTASEGPRGSLKWAVAGRSRQKLEQVLEQAASVLGKPELRTEVDIIVADVEEPDSLAAMCKQAVIVLNCVGPYRFFGEPVVKACVEHGAHHLDICGEPQCSSPRVCVQFLEGMQFNYHNLAAERGVYIIGSCGFDSIPADMGVLYTREQFKGTLTALESFLTVDSGPEGGCIHDGTWQSAIYGFADSHKLQSLRRKFDYKPLPSVGTKLKRRGALFYSNEIQQYTVPFMGSDPSVVKRTQRFLVEEYQDTPVQYGAYAGVGGIGSVIKLLFAGMIFWLLVKFSFGRNLLVKHPEFFSFGLFSKAGPTRKQMESSSFRFAFYGEGYTEGLDPTQGKPNCKICTLVQGPECGYVATPIALVQAALTILNESAALPKSGGVYTPGAAFVKTTLIKRLDKHGIQFSVI is encoded by the exons ATGGTGAGTGTTCACACATCGTCCAGCAGACCTTTCCACCTGGTTATCTTCGGAGCCTCCGGGTTCACGGGGCAATTTGTGGTGGAGGAGGTGGCTCGGACGGCGTCCGAGGGTCCGCGAGGGAGCCTCAAGTGGGCCGTGGCCGGCAGGAGCAGGCAGAAGTTGGAGCAAGTTCTGGAGCAGGCGGCCTCTGTCCTCG GAAAGCCCGAGCTGAGAACCGAAGTGGACATTATTGTTGCAGATGTGGAGGAACCCGACTCTCTGGCCGCCATGTGCAAGCAGGCAGTCATTGTTCTCAACTGTGTTGGGCCT TACAGGTTCTTTGGCGAGCCAGTGGTTAAAGCCTGTGTAGAGCACGGAGCCCatcaccttgacatctgtggggAACCTCAA TGCTCTAGTCcacgtgtttgtgtgcagtttCTGGAGGGCATGCAATTCAACTACCATAACCTGGCAGCTGAAAGGGGCGTGTACATCATCGGAAGCTGTGGATTTGACTCCATCCCTGCAGACATGGGGGTCCTGTACACCAGGGAACAGTTCAAGG GTACTCTAACTGCATTGGAGAGCTTTCTGACCGTCGATTCTGGCCCAGAA GGAGGATGCATCCACGATGGCACGTGGCAGTCGGCCATCTATGGCTTTGCTGACAGCCACAAGCTTCAGAGTCTTCGCCGGAAGTTTGACTACAAACCTTTGCCTTCTGTTGGCACCAAGCTCAAACGCAG AGGTGCATTGTTCTACAGTAATGAGATCCAGCAGTACACGGTGCCCTTCATGGGTTCTGATCCGTCAGTCGTCAAGAGAACACAGCGGTTCCTGGTGGAGGAATATCAGGACACTCCG GTCCAATATGGGGCCTATGCGGGCGTTGGCGGCATTGGCAGTGTCATCAAATTGTTGTTTGCCGGCATGATCTTCTGGTTATTGGTCAAGTTCAGTTTTGGACGCAACCTCCTCGTTAAG CACCCAGAGTTCTTCTCCTTTGGACTCTTTTCCAAGGCTGGACCAACTCGTAAGCAG ATGGAATCCTCCTCATTTCGGTTCGCTTTCTATGGAGAGGGTTATACAGAGGGACTGGACCCCACTCAGGGGAAGCCTAACTGCAAGATTTGCACCCTGGTTCAAGGACCAG AATGTGGCTACGTGGCCACACCCATTGCTCTAGTGCAGGCGGCTCTGACAATCCTCAACGAATCCGCAGCCTTGCCCAAGAG TGGAGGAGTGTATACACCAGGAGCCGCCTTTGTGAAAACCACCCTGATCAAGCGCCTTGACAAACACGGCATCCAGTTCTCTGTCATCTGA
- the LOC133396886 gene encoding saccharopine dehydrogenase-like oxidoreductase isoform X3, producing MCKQAVIVLNCVGPYRFFGEPVVKACVEHGAHHLDICGEPQCSSPRVCVQFLEGMQFNYHNLAAERGVYIIGSCGFDSIPADMGVLYTREQFKGTLTALESFLTVDSGPEGGCIHDGTWQSAIYGFADSHKLQSLRRKFDYKPLPSVGTKLKRRGALFYSNEIQQYTVPFMGSDPSVVKRTQRFLVEEYQDTPVQYGAYAGVGGIGSVIKLLFAGMIFWLLVKFSFGRNLLVKHPEFFSFGLFSKAGPTRKQMESSSFRFAFYGEGYTEGLDPTQGKPNCKICTLVQGPECGYVATPIALVQAALTILNESAALPKSGGVYTPGAAFVKTTLIKRLDKHGIQFSVI from the exons ATGTGCAAGCAGGCAGTCATTGTTCTCAACTGTGTTGGGCCT TACAGGTTCTTTGGCGAGCCAGTGGTTAAAGCCTGTGTAGAGCACGGAGCCCatcaccttgacatctgtggggAACCTCAA TGCTCTAGTCcacgtgtttgtgtgcagtttCTGGAGGGCATGCAATTCAACTACCATAACCTGGCAGCTGAAAGGGGCGTGTACATCATCGGAAGCTGTGGATTTGACTCCATCCCTGCAGACATGGGGGTCCTGTACACCAGGGAACAGTTCAAGG GTACTCTAACTGCATTGGAGAGCTTTCTGACCGTCGATTCTGGCCCAGAA GGAGGATGCATCCACGATGGCACGTGGCAGTCGGCCATCTATGGCTTTGCTGACAGCCACAAGCTTCAGAGTCTTCGCCGGAAGTTTGACTACAAACCTTTGCCTTCTGTTGGCACCAAGCTCAAACGCAG AGGTGCATTGTTCTACAGTAATGAGATCCAGCAGTACACGGTGCCCTTCATGGGTTCTGATCCGTCAGTCGTCAAGAGAACACAGCGGTTCCTGGTGGAGGAATATCAGGACACTCCG GTCCAATATGGGGCCTATGCGGGCGTTGGCGGCATTGGCAGTGTCATCAAATTGTTGTTTGCCGGCATGATCTTCTGGTTATTGGTCAAGTTCAGTTTTGGACGCAACCTCCTCGTTAAG CACCCAGAGTTCTTCTCCTTTGGACTCTTTTCCAAGGCTGGACCAACTCGTAAGCAG ATGGAATCCTCCTCATTTCGGTTCGCTTTCTATGGAGAGGGTTATACAGAGGGACTGGACCCCACTCAGGGGAAGCCTAACTGCAAGATTTGCACCCTGGTTCAAGGACCAG AATGTGGCTACGTGGCCACACCCATTGCTCTAGTGCAGGCGGCTCTGACAATCCTCAACGAATCCGCAGCCTTGCCCAAGAG TGGAGGAGTGTATACACCAGGAGCCGCCTTTGTGAAAACCACCCTGATCAAGCGCCTTGACAAACACGGCATCCAGTTCTCTGTCATCTGA
- the LOC133396886 gene encoding saccharopine dehydrogenase-like oxidoreductase isoform X2: protein MVSVHTSSSRPFHLVIFGASGFTGQFVVEEVARTASEGPRGSLKWAVAGRSRQKLEQVLEQAASVLGKPELRTEVDIIVADVEEPDSLAAMCKQAVIVLNCVGPYRFFGEPVVKACVEHGAHHLDICGEPQFLEGMQFNYHNLAAERGVYIIGSCGFDSIPADMGVLYTREQFKGTLTALESFLTVDSGPEGGCIHDGTWQSAIYGFADSHKLQSLRRKFDYKPLPSVGTKLKRRGALFYSNEIQQYTVPFMGSDPSVVKRTQRFLVEEYQDTPVQYGAYAGVGGIGSVIKLLFAGMIFWLLVKFSFGRNLLVKHPEFFSFGLFSKAGPTRKQMESSSFRFAFYGEGYTEGLDPTQGKPNCKICTLVQGPECGYVATPIALVQAALTILNESAALPKSGGVYTPGAAFVKTTLIKRLDKHGIQFSVI, encoded by the exons ATGGTGAGTGTTCACACATCGTCCAGCAGACCTTTCCACCTGGTTATCTTCGGAGCCTCCGGGTTCACGGGGCAATTTGTGGTGGAGGAGGTGGCTCGGACGGCGTCCGAGGGTCCGCGAGGGAGCCTCAAGTGGGCCGTGGCCGGCAGGAGCAGGCAGAAGTTGGAGCAAGTTCTGGAGCAGGCGGCCTCTGTCCTCG GAAAGCCCGAGCTGAGAACCGAAGTGGACATTATTGTTGCAGATGTGGAGGAACCCGACTCTCTGGCCGCCATGTGCAAGCAGGCAGTCATTGTTCTCAACTGTGTTGGGCCT TACAGGTTCTTTGGCGAGCCAGTGGTTAAAGCCTGTGTAGAGCACGGAGCCCatcaccttgacatctgtggggAACCTCAA tttCTGGAGGGCATGCAATTCAACTACCATAACCTGGCAGCTGAAAGGGGCGTGTACATCATCGGAAGCTGTGGATTTGACTCCATCCCTGCAGACATGGGGGTCCTGTACACCAGGGAACAGTTCAAGG GTACTCTAACTGCATTGGAGAGCTTTCTGACCGTCGATTCTGGCCCAGAA GGAGGATGCATCCACGATGGCACGTGGCAGTCGGCCATCTATGGCTTTGCTGACAGCCACAAGCTTCAGAGTCTTCGCCGGAAGTTTGACTACAAACCTTTGCCTTCTGTTGGCACCAAGCTCAAACGCAG AGGTGCATTGTTCTACAGTAATGAGATCCAGCAGTACACGGTGCCCTTCATGGGTTCTGATCCGTCAGTCGTCAAGAGAACACAGCGGTTCCTGGTGGAGGAATATCAGGACACTCCG GTCCAATATGGGGCCTATGCGGGCGTTGGCGGCATTGGCAGTGTCATCAAATTGTTGTTTGCCGGCATGATCTTCTGGTTATTGGTCAAGTTCAGTTTTGGACGCAACCTCCTCGTTAAG CACCCAGAGTTCTTCTCCTTTGGACTCTTTTCCAAGGCTGGACCAACTCGTAAGCAG ATGGAATCCTCCTCATTTCGGTTCGCTTTCTATGGAGAGGGTTATACAGAGGGACTGGACCCCACTCAGGGGAAGCCTAACTGCAAGATTTGCACCCTGGTTCAAGGACCAG AATGTGGCTACGTGGCCACACCCATTGCTCTAGTGCAGGCGGCTCTGACAATCCTCAACGAATCCGCAGCCTTGCCCAAGAG TGGAGGAGTGTATACACCAGGAGCCGCCTTTGTGAAAACCACCCTGATCAAGCGCCTTGACAAACACGGCATCCAGTTCTCTGTCATCTGA